A stretch of the Lolium perenne isolate Kyuss_39 chromosome 3, Kyuss_2.0, whole genome shotgun sequence genome encodes the following:
- the LOC127338979 gene encoding uncharacterized protein has product MYEGEVEVFDSLTKEPIQYKSCFLMLKSVWETFIKEDQSHDWKPKLIWRANKKCAKQPPGTNLCGYYVCEYIHRIVSERANNERNRELRRKREKIGIEERFKAIGDELAGFFLREVIPPSGEYHYA; this is encoded by the exons atgtacgaaggagaagttgaagtctttgactcactaaccaaagagCCTATACAATACAAGTCTTGTTTTCTTATGCTCAAAAG cgtatgggaaactttcatcaaggaagatcagTCCCATGATTGGAAACCGAAGCTGATATGGCGTGCgaacaaa aAATGCGCAAAACAACCACCGGGGactaatctatgtggatactacgtttgcgagtacatccacagaattgtcagcgagagagcgaataatgaaagaaatagagAG TTGAGAAGAAAGCGGGAGAAGATCGGAATCGAGGAGCGCTTCAAAGCAATCGGCgatgaattggcgggatttttccttcgggaagtcataccaccatccggagagtaccactatgcataa